The [Chlorobium] sp. 445 DNA segment GCAATGTAAGCCCAAAAGACCGTGAAGCCGAACATCAATTTGCCCATATCGTGATAGTGCTCGACTTTGATTTCGCGTGCTAGCACACCATTTGCACGCAGATAAAGTGAAAAGAACACGATGAAAGCCAGGGTCGACCACCATGCTCCAGCGAAGATATAGACACCGAAGATGGTCGAATACCAGTGCGGGTCTAACGACATCACCCAATCCCATGCGGCAAAGGTTAGTGAGAGCGCAAAGAGCAGAATGCCGGGGGCGCTAATGGCTTTGAATGTGGCACGATGTTTTTCGTTGTAGCCTTTGTCTTGATCGAGCGATGTTTTGTAGAGTGAGTATGCCAGTGCGGTCCAGATAGCAAAATAGATGAAGGCGCGTGCAAGGAAAAATCCTGTGTTGAGCCAACCGGCTTTGTGCTGCAAGGTTTTGTCTGCTGCGACGGCTTCAGCATGCGACCAGTGATAGAGGTCATGAATTCCAAGCCCGATTGGGATGAAGAGAATCGCCATGACGGGAATGGTAATCATCAGTGATTCAGAGATGCGGCGGAACACCGTGCTCCAATCTGCACTGACAATATGATGCAGCATGGTGAAAAAGAGGCTACCGAGTGAAATGCCGAGCCAAAAACAATAGGCGACAAGATAAGCGTGGAAAAATTCGGTGCGGTTTATTGCAAAACCAACGGCACAGGCTGCAAGTCCTGCACAGCCTACACCCAGAGCAATTTTTCCAAAGCCGTTATCTTTGATAATTCTGAATTCTTGAACGCTCATAGGTTCTCCTTATTGCTTGATAAGTTCTTTACGCACGTTTTCGGGCACATCGGCGATGTTAGCATGCTGCGCGCGTTGCAGAGCACGAATGTAAGCCACAATCGCCCAGCGATCTGCCACTGAAATCTGATGCTTGTAGCCTGCCATGTTTCTAATCCCATTTGAGGCTACAGCAAAGAGATGACCATCGGGCACGGTGAGCAAGCGTGGCTCATGCAAGTTTGTTGCCGGCACGATGTATCCGCCCTGTGTTGCACGTTCTACTACAATGCCTTTGCCATCACCTACGCGGCTATGGCAGGGCGCACAGTAGATGTTGTAACGCTGCTGACCGCGCTGTAAAAGTTCCATTGTTAGGTCAACTGGCATTACTTTGACGGTATCGCCGGTTTTACTGATGCCTGTATAATAGACGCTGTTTTCACGCAAGCCACCGCGTGCGACTGTGCCTGCCACAGGAATACGCATCGCTAAACCATCTTCGAAAAACTCGCTCTTTCGAAATGGCTTCATTTTTTCTTGCGTATCCATATTTGGGTTTGGGTGAATCGGCGGGTTTTCACTGGGTAGACCGCGTACGCCGCAGCCCGCCACTGTCATCACTATAATCCACGCGCCGACAAGCACCAGCACTGACAACTTATGCTTTGCAAACATTTTTCATTTTACTGCCTCCATCTTTTGGCTTGCCACTTTTTCGACTTCCGATTCTTCAATCGGACGATGTACGATTTCTATGTTTTTGCCCCCAATGCTCTCAAAGAATGCCTTGATTTCTTTGACATTGAACTTTTTGTCCCACATAAAAATCGCAATAAAGAAACCATCGTCAGTTGCTTTTGCCGTAAAGCGCTCGGAGTAGAACATCGGATGGAAAAAGCGGGGCATTTTGTTGAGGTAGAACATACCGATAATTGCGGCAAAGGCTGAGGTGAGTACCATCAATTCAAACATGACCGGCACAAACGCAGGCAGACTGAAATACGGCTTACCTGAGAAGACCAGCGGATAATCCACTGCGTTTGTCCACCACTGCAGCCAAATCGCAAAAAGAAAGCCGCAGAATCCGACGCCAAAGACGATAAACCCAAGTGGCGAACGCTTTAGTCCCATGGCTTCATCCATTCCATGGATTGGGAAAGGAGAATAGCACTCAAAGCGGTCATAGCCAGCCTCACGCACTTTTTCAGCGGCGCGCAAGAGTTCTGCAGGATTATCGAACTCTGCTAGCACAGCTTCGGCTTCAGCTTCAATTAAAATCTGACGTGCTTCATCTTTGACTGATTCTGCTTTGCGCTTGAGTTCTTCGAGCGTTTGCACGCCACCGTTTTGCGTAGGTTGATTGTGAATTTCGTTCATCTTAGTGTCCTCCTTTCGCGGCAAGTTCGGCTTCTTGCTTGTGTGCCTTACTCTCTTGTCTATGTGGTTCATGGTGTCCATCGTGGTGCTGTCCATATCCTTCCCAGTGTGGATTAGCTTGTGGCAAAACACCTTTCACTTCAAACATTGCGATCATGGGCAAGAAGCGCA contains these protein-coding regions:
- a CDS encoding quinol:cytochrome C oxidoreductase, translating into MFAKHKLSVLVLVGAWIIVMTVAGCGVRGLPSENPPIHPNPNMDTQEKMKPFRKSEFFEDGLAMRIPVAGTVARGGLRENSVYYTGISKTGDTVKVMPVDLTMELLQRGQQRYNIYCAPCHSRVGDGKGIVVERATQGGYIVPATNLHEPRLLTVPDGHLFAVASNGIRNMAGYKHQISVADRWAIVAYIRALQRAQHANIADVPENVRKELIKQ